The proteins below come from a single Enterobacteriaceae endosymbiont of Donacia fulgens genomic window:
- the dnaJ gene encoding molecular chaperone DnaJ: MAKKDYYDILGITRNAEDREIKRAYKRLAIKFHPDRNPGNKNAENKFKEIKEAYEILSDSKKRATYDQYGHSAFEQENVSNTTDFSDIFGDVFGDIFGGNSRSKKRSRKGSDLKYLIEISLEEAIKGINKNIKIPVLKNCNYCNGTGSQGSLQKCNTCNGHGQIQMSQGFFTVQQTCPRCNGQGNFIKNPCFYCKGKGKLEVYKNLLVKIPSGIDNGDRIRLNGKGELGENGAQSGDLYIEIKIKKHAIFIREGNNLYCELPINFITATLGGDIEIPTFNGYVKLKIPEGTQTGKMFRIRNKGIKSIRRNSNFGDLLCKIIVEIPINLNNEQKNILYQLDKSFKNISNYKNTPKISNFLNNIKDFFYNIKN; encoded by the coding sequence ATGGCAAAAAAAGATTATTATGATATTTTAGGTATTACTAGGAATGCTGAAGATCGTGAAATTAAAAGAGCATATAAACGTTTAGCTATAAAATTTCACCCAGATCGTAATCCCGGAAATAAAAATGCTGAAAATAAATTTAAAGAAATAAAAGAAGCGTATGAAATCTTAAGTGATTCAAAAAAAAGAGCTACTTATGATCAATATGGGCATTCTGCTTTCGAACAAGAAAATGTAAGTAATACAACTGATTTTAGTGATATTTTTGGAGATGTTTTTGGAGATATATTTGGAGGAAATTCAAGATCTAAAAAAAGATCTAGAAAAGGTTCTGATTTAAAATATTTAATTGAAATTTCTTTAGAAGAAGCGATAAAAGGTATAAATAAAAATATAAAAATTCCTGTTTTAAAAAATTGTAATTATTGTAATGGAACAGGATCCCAAGGATCATTACAAAAATGTAATACATGTAATGGTCATGGACAGATACAAATGAGCCAGGGATTTTTTACTGTTCAACAAACATGTCCTAGATGTAATGGTCAAGGCAATTTTATTAAAAATCCTTGTTTTTATTGTAAAGGTAAAGGTAAATTAGAAGTTTATAAAAATTTATTAGTAAAAATTCCTAGTGGAATTGATAACGGAGATCGTATTAGATTAAACGGTAAAGGTGAATTAGGTGAAAATGGAGCTCAATCTGGAGATTTATATATAGAAATTAAAATTAAAAAACATGCTATTTTTATTAGAGAAGGTAATAATTTGTATTGTGAATTACCAATAAATTTTATTACAGCTACTTTAGGTGGAGATATAGAAATACCTACATTTAATGGCTATGTAAAATTAAAAATCCCAGAAGGTACTCAAACAGGTAAAATGTTTAGAATACGTAATAAGGGTATAAAATCAATTAGAAGAAATAGTAATTTTGGTGATTTATTATGTAAAATAATAGTTGAAATACCGATTAATTTAAATAATGAACAAAAAAATATTTTATATCAATTAGATAAAAGTTTTAAAAATATTTCTAACTATAAAAATACTCCTAAAATAAGTAATTTTTTAAATAATATTAAAGATTTTTTTTATAATATAAAAAACTAA
- the dnaK gene encoding molecular chaperone DnaK: MGKIIGIDLGTTNSCVAIIDGNKPRVLENAEGERTTPSVIAYTQDGEILVGQPAKRQAVTNPKNTLFAIKRLIGRRFNDKEVQRDIKIMPYKIIKSDNGDAWIDIKGKKMAPPQISAEILKKMKKTAEDFLGVKINEAVITVPAYFNDAQRQATKDAGRIAGLEVKRIINEPTAAALAYGLDKGKGNRIIAVYDLGGGTFDISIIEIDDVDGEKTFEVLSTNGDTHLGGEDFDSRIINYLVKEFKKEQGIDLKNDPLAMQRLKESAEKAKIELSSAQQTDVNLPYITANSSGPKHLNIKLTRAKLESLVEDLIDQSIKPLKMALKDANLSPSDINDVILVGGQTRMPMVQNKVSSFFGKKPRKDVNPDEAVAIGAAVQGGVLAGDVKDVLLLDVTPLSLGIETIGGVMTTLINKNTTIPTKHSQIFSTAENNQSSVTIHVLQGERKRASDNKSLGQFNLDGISPAPRGIPQIEVTFDIDADGILHVSAKDKKSGQEQKITIQASSGLNKHEVEKMIRDAEANTESDRLFEELVKIRNEGDQLIHNTEKKLKEVDSQVNKEDKILIKNSINELNKSLKKEDKNDIRTKIQKLIETSSKIMNLTNNENTTKEKDNNIKNNNQENEVVDAEFEEVKDKKK, from the coding sequence ATGGGTAAAATAATTGGTATTGATTTAGGTACAACTAATTCTTGTGTAGCAATTATTGATGGAAATAAACCTCGTGTTTTAGAAAATGCTGAAGGTGAAAGAACTACTCCTTCAGTTATTGCATATACACAAGATGGAGAAATTTTAGTAGGACAACCAGCAAAACGTCAAGCTGTCACAAATCCTAAAAATACTCTTTTTGCTATAAAAAGATTAATCGGTAGAAGATTTAATGATAAAGAAGTACAACGTGATATAAAAATAATGCCATATAAAATTATAAAGTCTGATAATGGAGATGCATGGATAGATATTAAAGGAAAAAAAATGGCTCCACCTCAAATTTCAGCTGAAATTTTAAAAAAAATGAAAAAAACAGCTGAAGATTTTTTAGGTGTTAAAATAAATGAAGCTGTTATTACAGTGCCTGCCTATTTTAATGATGCTCAACGTCAAGCAACTAAAGATGCTGGTAGAATAGCAGGGTTAGAAGTTAAAAGAATTATAAATGAACCTACAGCAGCTGCATTAGCCTACGGATTAGATAAAGGTAAAGGGAATAGAATAATTGCTGTATATGATTTAGGTGGAGGAACTTTTGATATTTCTATAATTGAAATTGATGATGTAGATGGTGAAAAAACTTTTGAGGTATTATCTACTAATGGTGATACACATTTAGGTGGAGAAGATTTTGATAGTCGTATTATAAATTATTTAGTAAAAGAATTTAAAAAAGAACAAGGAATAGATTTAAAAAATGATCCATTAGCAATGCAAAGATTAAAAGAATCTGCAGAAAAAGCAAAAATTGAATTATCTTCAGCACAACAAACAGATGTAAATTTACCTTATATTACAGCTAATTCTTCAGGTCCAAAACACTTAAATATTAAATTAACAAGAGCTAAATTAGAGTCTCTAGTAGAAGATTTAATTGATCAATCAATAAAACCATTAAAAATGGCTTTAAAAGATGCTAATTTATCTCCTTCAGATATTAATGATGTTATTTTAGTAGGTGGACAAACTCGTATGCCTATGGTTCAAAATAAAGTATCATCATTTTTTGGGAAAAAACCAAGAAAAGATGTGAATCCTGATGAAGCAGTAGCAATTGGTGCAGCGGTTCAAGGTGGGGTATTAGCAGGTGATGTTAAAGATGTATTATTATTAGATGTAACTCCTTTATCTCTAGGTATAGAGACTATTGGGGGAGTAATGACTACATTAATAAATAAAAATACAACAATCCCAACTAAACATAGTCAGATTTTTTCAACAGCTGAAAATAATCAATCTTCTGTTACAATTCATGTTCTACAAGGAGAACGTAAAAGAGCAAGTGATAATAAATCTTTAGGACAATTTAATTTAGATGGAATTAGTCCTGCTCCTAGGGGTATTCCTCAAATAGAAGTAACATTTGATATAGATGCAGATGGTATTTTACATGTTTCTGCAAAAGATAAAAAAAGTGGACAAGAACAAAAAATTACAATACAAGCATCATCAGGTTTAAATAAACATGAAGTAGAAAAAATGATAAGAGATGCAGAAGCTAATACTGAATCTGATCGTCTTTTTGAAGAATTAGTTAAAATTCGTAATGAGGGTGATCAACTTATTCATAATACTGAAAAAAAACTTAAAGAAGTAGATAGTCAAGTTAATAAAGAAGACAAAATTTTAATAAAAAATTCTATTAATGAATTAAATAAATCTCTTAAAAAAGAAGATAAAAATGATATAAGAACAAAAATACAAAAATTAATTGAAACTTCTAGTAAAATAATGAATTTAACTAATAATGAGAATACTACAAAAGAAAAAGATAATAATATTAAAAATAATAATCAAGAAAATGAAGTTGTTGATGCTGAATTTGAAGAAGTTAAAGATAAAAAAAAATAA
- a CDS encoding leucyl aminopeptidase — MQYFAEKIIFSNKNLLDCIVIPIFEQYKFSKILKKINDISNNYILNILKKNNIQGKINQNIILYKIPNFLCNKIIIVGCGIKNTLNREKNKLIVNNVINILKKYSIKEIYWYLTDIKIDNYELYWNIRDTINVIEHNIYLFNKFKKQKLFFSSKIKFIITNNNENTYFSAIEHSKAINLGIKKAKNIANLPPNICTPKYLSIKAEKLIKQYNNISVEIINKKIMKKIGMNSYLAVSKGSKNNPYMSIIKYQNNNKLQPIILLGKGVTFDSGGISLKPSKNMEDMKYDMCGAAAIYGTIHAIAQLKLPLNIIAILACGENMPSSNAYRPSDVIKTMSGITVEITNTDAEGRLILCDVLTYIEKYNPKYVIDIATLTGACVIALGNNISGLMSNNKKLSKKIIKASLEADDRVWELPINDQKYFHQLKSNIAHLVNSSNGIAGAITAACFLSKFTKKYKWAHIDIAGTAWYYKNNRAMASGRPINMLCQFLINQTFNHK, encoded by the coding sequence ATGCAATATTTTGCAGAAAAAATAATTTTTTCAAATAAAAATTTACTAGATTGTATAGTAATACCTATATTTGAACAATATAAATTTTCTAAAATTTTAAAAAAAATAAATGATATATCAAATAATTACATTTTAAATATTTTAAAAAAAAATAATATACAAGGTAAAATTAATCAAAATATAATTTTATATAAAATACCTAATTTTTTATGTAATAAAATTATTATTGTAGGTTGTGGTATTAAAAATACTCTTAATAGAGAGAAAAATAAATTAATTGTAAATAATGTTATTAATATTTTAAAGAAATATTCTATTAAAGAAATTTATTGGTATCTTACAGATATAAAAATAGATAATTATGAGTTATATTGGAATATTAGAGATACAATAAATGTTATTGAACATAATATTTATTTATTTAATAAATTTAAAAAACAGAAATTATTTTTTTCTTCAAAAATAAAATTTATTATTACTAATAATAATGAAAATACTTATTTTTCTGCAATAGAACATAGTAAAGCTATTAATTTAGGTATAAAAAAAGCTAAAAATATAGCTAATTTACCACCTAATATATGTACTCCTAAATATTTATCTATTAAAGCCGAAAAATTAATTAAACAATATAATAATATTTCTGTAGAAATTATTAATAAAAAAATTATGAAAAAAATAGGTATGAATTCCTATTTAGCTGTTAGTAAAGGATCAAAAAATAATCCTTATATGTCTATAATAAAATATCAAAATAATAACAAATTACAACCTATAATTTTACTAGGTAAAGGAGTTACTTTTGATTCTGGAGGAATATCCTTAAAACCTAGTAAAAATATGGAAGATATGAAATATGATATGTGTGGTGCTGCCGCTATATATGGTACAATACATGCAATAGCACAATTAAAATTACCTTTAAATATTATTGCTATTTTAGCTTGTGGTGAAAATATGCCTAGTTCTAATGCATATAGACCTAGTGATGTTATAAAAACAATGTCTGGTATTACTGTTGAAATTACAAATACAGATGCTGAAGGACGTTTAATATTATGTGATGTATTAACATATATTGAAAAATATAATCCTAAATATGTAATTGATATTGCTACTTTAACAGGAGCATGTGTTATAGCATTAGGTAATAATATTAGTGGTTTAATGTCTAATAATAAAAAACTATCTAAAAAAATTATAAAAGCTTCATTAGAAGCAGATGATCGTGTTTGGGAATTACCTATTAATGATCAAAAATATTTTCATCAATTAAAATCAAATATTGCTCATTTAGTTAATAGTAGTAATGGGATTGCAGGTGCAATCACTGCTGCTTGTTTTTTATCTAAATTTACAAAAAAATATAAATGGGCTCATATAGATATAGCTGGCACAGCTTGGTATTATAAAAATAATAGAGCAATGGCTTCTGGTAGACCTATTAATATGTTATGTCAATTTTTAATTAACCAAACATTTAATCATAAATAA